A single region of the Oryzias latipes chromosome 21, ASM223467v1 genome encodes:
- the LOC111946803 gene encoding MORC family CW-type zinc finger protein 3-like: MAAQAGGGVPLTSSQTNWFLLQLAPKYLHTNSTSHTWSFSAIAGLIDNAYDPDVSAKQFWIDKTMIKEKLCLTFMDNGNGLDHETMHKMLSFGYSDKTAIKGHVPIGMYGNGFKSGSMRLGKDAIVFSKSESGMCIGMLSQTYLELIGANQIQVPIVCITERNLISYILFN; this comes from the exons ATGGCAGCGCAGGCTGGTGGCGGGGTTCC TTTAACATCAAGTCAAACTAACTGGTTTTTGTTGCAGCTTGCACCAAAGTATCTCCACACCAACTCTACCAGCCACACCTGGTCCTTCAGCGCCATCGCTGGGCTCATCG ACAATGCCTATGATCCAGATGTCAGCGCCAAACAGTTCTGGATCGATAAAACtatgattaaagaaaaactgtgcCTCACCTTTATGGATAATGGAAATGGACTGGACCATGAAACTATGCATAAAATGCTCAG ttttgGATACAGTGACAAGACTGCCATAAAGGGACACGTGCCCATTGGGATGTATGGAAACGGCTTTAAGTCTGGATCTATGCGTCTGGGAAAAGACGCCATTGTCTTTTCCAAGTCAGAGAGTGGAATGTGTATTGGGATGCTTTCCCAGACCTACCTGGAATTGATTGGTGCCAATCAAATTCAAGTACCGATTGTTTGCATCACAGAGAGGAATTTGATCAGCTATATCCTTTTTAACTGA
- the LOC105356846 gene encoding MORC family CW-type zinc finger protein 3-like produces MAAQASGGVPLSTLAPKYLHTNSTSHTWPFGAIAELIDNAYDPDVSAKQFWIDKTMIKEKLCLTFMDNGNGLDHETMHKMLSFGYSDKTAKKGHVPIGMYGNGFKSGSMRLGKDAIVFSRSKSGMCIGMLSQTYLELIGADQIQVPIVCITERNLSSFSVREEHRASLQDILCYSLFKTRDELLAELDAITSSFSQTGTRIIIWNLRRTDTDVPEFDFETDRYDIRIPSEVYEAIGDPSKVSDRMTSHIPETVYSLRAYCSILYLKPRMQVVLRSKTVKTVLIAKSLACMRKDFYKPVFMNKRIPIHFGFNTKSKDQYGVMMYHKNRLIKAYERVGCQLKANNMGVGVIGIIECNFLDPTHNKQSFIESDKYRRTTNNLAIKLDEYWKEMQHRRKKENPNNSIPVEDTMKRPDQNWVQCDGCLKWRRVPDGIDCKKLPDEWFCRMNPDPQFRSCNVEEEPEDSDDEQPSYRKTYKEQEREDKMKKEKIQQARQILEQQEKERFAAIAAQNSALKKQHDKLRRQLRQMSPSTSSNVGSSSLQEGTVRAVTPPLRTTTISQAAMSPSMNNGLPVVTVVSLVSANPPALKRTQPSPLSTPKRPRVNLPHRISGTLAERDTRSPSVPPHMEDLDDTTTINYISILESSSTPMPAKPVDDVTKVQKEQTEEGVNGVSMLLDCTDDAAVESPSEKNTAETGRPTVTVSGTEESQSLAEGNQTVESNRETHVEKSTTEVQKQQDDLLELLQDAIQERDGFKEELQKVTCQLQEMQKKLSEASQKTSSKQSFQAEKSEERDYKALFERVKQKVQDLMKDKQALIAAARRETKLSAEEKDIDEISLQVGCLVQELDKRNQELDELRLQLNSLEEERLRLAAECAEKPGGSAEPDEARRSLIELRQNVGRLLVSSMPALELDQVNYECNVIDEILEQYLSGIDSN; encoded by the exons ATGGCAGCGCAGGCTAGTGGCGGGGTTCCGTTGAGCACG CTTGCACCCAAGTATCTCCACACCAACTCTACCAGCCACACCTGGCCCTTCGGCGCCATCGCTGAGCTCATAG ACAATGCCTATGATCCAGATGTCAGCGCCAAACAGTTCTGGATCGATAAAACtatgattaaagaaaaactgtgcCTCACCTTTATGGATAATGGAAATGGACTGGACCATGAAACTATGCATAAAATGCTCAG tTTTGGATACAGTGACAAGACTGCAAAAAAAGGACACGTGCCCATTGGGATGTATGGAAACGGCTTTAAGTCTGGATCTATGCGTCTGGGAAAAGACGCCATTGTCTTTTCCAGGTCAAAGAGTGGAATGTGTATTGGGATGCTTTCCCAGACCTACCTGGAATTGATTGGTGCCGATCAAATTCAAGTACCGATTGTTTGCATCACAGAGAGGAATTTGAGCAGCT TTTCGGTTAGAGAGGAGCACAGAGCCAGTCTTCAGGATATTCTGTGCTATTCTCTTTTCAAAACACGAGACGAACTGCTCGCTGAACTGGACGCCATCACCTCTTCCTTCTCACAAACAGGCACACGAATCATCATTTGGAATCTGCGCAG aacgGATACAGATGTCCCAGAGTTTGACTTTGAGACGGATCGCTATGACATCCGAATTCCCTCTGAGGTCTATGAGGCAATCGGTGACCCTTCAAAAGTTTCAGACAGGATGACATCCCATATTCCTGAGACTGTTTACTCTCTACGG GCATATTGCAGCATTCTGTACCTAAAACCTCGGATGCAGGTGGTGTTACGAAGTAAGACGGTCAAAACGGTGCTAATTGCTAAAAGCCTGGCCTGCATGAGAAAGGACTTTTACAAGCCCGTCTTCATG AACAAACGGATTCCCATACATTTTGGTTTCAACACCAAATCAAAAGATCAGTACGGTGTCATGATGTATCACAAAAATAGGCTGATCAAAGCTTATGAGCGTGTGGGCTGCCAGCTCAAG GCCAACAACATGGGTGTTGGCGTCATTGGGATCATAGAGTGCAACTTCCTGGATccaacacacaacaaacagagCTTCATTGAGTCTGATAAGTACAG AAGAACCACGAACAATTTAGCAATAAAACTTGATGAATACTGGAAGGAGATGCAGCacaggaggaaaaaagaaaacccaaacaacTCCATACCGGTGGAGGACACCAT GAAGCGACCGGACCAGAACTGGGTGCAGTGTGATGGCTGCCTGAAGTGGCGCAGAGTCCCAGATGGGATTGATTGCAAGAAGCTGCCGGATGAATGGTTCTGCCGGATGAACCCGGACCCTCAGTTCAG GAGCTGCAACGTAGAGGAGGAGCCAGAAGACTCAGATGATGAACAACCATCATATCGCAAAACCTACAAAGAACA GGAGAGGGAGGACaagatgaaaaaagagaaaatacaacAG GCTCGACAAATTCTTGAACAGCAGGAGAAGGAGCGTTTTGCTGCGATCGCGGCACAAAACAGCGCTCTCAAAAAGCAACATGACAAGCTGAGACGACAGCTGCGTCAAATG TCTCCTTCTACCTCCTCAAACGTGGGCAGCAGCTCCCTCCAGGAAGGTACTGTGAGGGCTGTGACCCCTCCCCTCAGAACTACTACTATTTCACAAGCGG CGATGAGTCCTTCCATGAACAACGGACTTCCAGTGGTTACTGTTGTGTCTTTGGTGTCTGCCAACCCCCCTGCTCT aaaaagaacacaGCCTTCTCCTCTAAGTACACCAAAAAGGCCCAGAGTGAATCTCCCACACAGGATCTCTGGAACATTGGCAGAAAGGGACACACGCTCTCCATCTGTGCCCCCTCATATGGAGGATTTAGACGACACCACCACCATTAACTACATTTCCATTTTGGAGTCTAGTAGCACTCCAATGCCAGCAAAGCCTGTTGATGATGTAACCAAAGTGCAAAAGGAGCAGACAGAAGAGGGCGTAAATGGTGTCAGCATGCTGTTGGATTGCACTGACGACGCTGCCGTGGAGTCCCCCTcggaaaaaaacactgcagaaaCGGGACGTCCCACAGTCACCGTCAGTGGGACGGAGGAGAGCCAAAGTCTAGCTGAAGGGAATCAAACTGTTGAATCAAACAGAGAGACACATGTTGAGAAGAGTACTACTGAGGTACAGAAGCAGCAGGATGATCTGTTGGAGCTTCTCCAAGACGCCATCCAGGAGAGAGACGGCTTCaaagaggagctgcagaaagTCACCTGCCAGCTgcaggaaatgcaaaaaaaactgtctgagGCGAGCCAGAAGACGAGCTCCAAGCAGTCATTCCAGGCGGagaaaagtgaagaaagggACTACAAGGCTTTGTTTGAGAGGGTCAAGCAGAAAGTGCAGGATCTGATGAAAGATAAACAGGCTTTAATAGCAGCTGCAAGAAGAGAAACTAAGCTTAGTGCTGAAGAAAAAGACATTGATGAGATTTCACTTCAAGTTGGATGTTTGGTGCAGGAGCTGGATAAAAGAAACCAGGAGCTGGACGAGCTCCGTTTACAG CTCAACAGCCTGGAAGAGGAAAGATTAAGGCTGGCTGCTGAGTGTGCAGAGAAACCAGGAGGATCAGCAGAACCTGATGAAGCCAGGAGGAG TTTGATTGAACTGCGTCAAAACGTCGGGCGGCTTCTTGTCTCCTCCATGCCGGCTCTTGAATTGGATCAAGTGAATTATGAATGTAACGTCATCGATGAAATCCTGGAGCAATACCTGTCCGGCATAGATTCCAACTGA
- the LOC111946719 gene encoding uncharacterized protein LOC111946719 produces the protein MADEVEQLRDQVRQLQEANDRLLQQQASAGPANPRDFVDPPSPALLDRLMYLPRERKCPVFRGRVGVGIDDWVEEVEACVRARRLGALDKAFFIFDHLEGEAKEEIRYRPRCEREDPEKIINILKELYGCSSSYVALQEKFFSRTQQEGESLQEYSHALLSVMDKIKQTSPESVPQSDKLLRDQFIEHVLDPDLRRELKRLVRITPQMSMWEARTTAIQWEREGRPGEDRRGGIYPVPSICAMQGSNVKPGAPPPSVGVIGPELVELRALILKQQEQINKLTDAMATLQRAPRQTRPNRAAIICRRCQQVGHYAKECDNERVRTRSPSTLSPQQGDSGLNSQVVGN, from the coding sequence ATGGCAGATGAAGTGGAGCAGTTACGAGACCAGGTTCGCCAGCTTCAGGAGGCCAATGATCGGCTGCTACAGCAGCAAGCTTCAGCCGGCCCGGCTAATCCCAGAGACTTTGTGGACCCACCAAGCCCGGCTTTGTTGGACAGATTGATGTACCTCCCCAGGGAGCGAAAGTGTCCAGTGTTCCGAGGGCGTGTGGGGGTGGGTATCGATGACTGGGTGGAGGAAGTTGAAGCTTGTGTACGTGCTAGACGCCTAGGTGCTCTTGATAAAGCGTTTTTCATCTTTGACCATTTAGAGGGTGAGGCTAAAGAGGAGATACGATATAGGCCGAGATGTGAGAGGGAAGACCCAGAAAAGATTATCAATATTCTGAAGGAGCTGTATGGGTGTTCAAGTTCTTATGTAGCCTTGCAAGAGAAATTTTTCTCCAGAACACAACAGGAGGGTGAATCCCTCCAAGAGTATTCTCATGCCCTGCTCTCAGTCATGGACAAGATTAAGCAGACCTCCCCTGAGTCTGTGCCTCAATCAGACAAACTCTTGCGCGACCAGTTTATTGAACATGTCCTGGACCCAGACCTTCGTAGGGAGTTAAAAAGGCTGGTGCGTATAACCCCGCAAATGTCTATGTGGGAGGCACGGACTACAGCAATTCAGTGGGAACGTGAAGGTAGACCAGGGGAGGATCGTCGTGGTGGCATTTATCCAGTCCCTTCTATTTGTGCTATGCAAGGTTCAAATGTGAAGCCtggcgccccccctccctcagtTGGTGTCATTGGCCCTGAACTGGTGGAGTTGCGTGCTCTAATCTTAAAGCAACAGGAGCAGATTAATAAGCTGACTGATGCTATGGCTACATTACAGAGAGCACCGCGGCAAACTCGGCCAAACCGTGCAGCCATCATTTGTAGGCGATGCCAGCAAGTGGGTCATTATGCAAAAGAATGTGATAATGAACGCGTTCGCACTCGGAGCCCTTCTACCCTATCCCCCCAACAGGGGGATAGTGGTCTTAATTCCCAGGTTGTGGGAAACTAG